Proteins encoded in a region of the Candidatus Polarisedimenticolaceae bacterium genome:
- a CDS encoding DUF4388 domain-containing protein, translating into MSELGAQAEFREAALEMHRYLSGDIAPMMVADTFELLAGNPPELTARIVGSWIHSQYARGGGSVADLVFHALTKVHQLSEFGLVTQDRMIRFLQALSVMLLPLCPEEERADLKVRLSRIGEVETTTTSRVEILHRPAGAPAAPTAAAPAKAAASTDVALERGMRKLTLLLERLGAVVPAGEPSVPGTIPTAGPAGGPALDPAILAQVLTTAALEARTGAELETYLGRVRQQGLAAPIGEVFRALGRSLPGWMLAPTSEESAAAIPKAKPIEAMHKLVALAPDAVEAGRRVGEMTYAAIEQFNEGRLAQAVAILDEVSRLIADHKTDPSMVGTVLGQAQATLSETTLKRFSESADKHPLLRRVLAFFPGWRPDGILDALDGEEKRDRRKLLLSLYAVHGDDGRAPLLSRLDAYGRGEVRDANGWYKRNLIFLLRRLPDAGPDALHETLPHLEAALGLGEPPMVVKEAIGALGQVKNPEAEAILIARLKSLEKELADGRAHLDENTVEALDRLCAGIARQGTVNAIRTVVGHAFSGAANLGDTYARLDYLSRQDLSIDPQQLAVLLEAVRAGLPAKLLGFVRKRPPEETLHLIRAISGTPTPEVRGILREVTERFDGKGIGEEAAKALAKLDAKPATAPAASSGGSAPSSPATGEALSGDLELFALPTLLQSLADSQSSGEIVLFDRSSTKRASISLAKGRIVAAEVGKLRGEVAVYQVLERPFPGTFVVRTGGRPAVDGGDGLDVIGVMLEGLRRHDEYQQARTIVPDGMTFEAVGIKPTPPEEETDVELLKRVWQQAATGIAADVVENALDVDGYRIRRMYSHWLEAGALKSKAKG; encoded by the coding sequence ATGTCCGAACTGGGCGCGCAAGCTGAATTCCGCGAAGCGGCGCTGGAAATGCACCGCTACCTCTCCGGCGACATCGCGCCGATGATGGTGGCGGACACCTTCGAGCTGCTCGCCGGGAACCCGCCGGAGCTGACGGCCCGCATCGTCGGCTCCTGGATCCACTCCCAGTACGCGCGCGGGGGCGGAAGCGTCGCCGATCTCGTCTTCCACGCCCTCACGAAGGTCCACCAACTGTCCGAGTTCGGCCTCGTGACCCAGGACCGGATGATCCGGTTCCTCCAGGCACTGAGCGTGATGCTCCTTCCCCTCTGTCCGGAGGAGGAGCGCGCCGACCTCAAGGTCCGGCTCAGCCGCATCGGAGAGGTCGAGACGACCACGACCTCCAGGGTCGAGATCCTCCACCGCCCCGCCGGCGCGCCGGCGGCCCCCACCGCGGCGGCCCCCGCCAAGGCGGCGGCCTCGACCGACGTCGCCCTCGAGCGCGGGATGCGCAAGTTGACCCTCCTGCTCGAGCGCCTGGGGGCCGTCGTCCCGGCGGGCGAGCCGTCCGTTCCCGGGACGATCCCCACGGCGGGACCCGCGGGAGGCCCCGCGCTCGACCCGGCGATCCTCGCCCAGGTCCTCACGACCGCCGCCCTCGAGGCGCGAACGGGGGCCGAGCTCGAGACCTACCTCGGCCGCGTTCGCCAGCAGGGGCTGGCCGCTCCGATCGGCGAAGTGTTCCGCGCCCTCGGCAGGAGCCTTCCGGGGTGGATGCTCGCTCCGACGAGCGAGGAGTCCGCCGCGGCGATTCCCAAGGCCAAGCCGATCGAGGCGATGCACAAGCTCGTCGCGCTCGCCCCCGACGCCGTCGAGGCCGGCCGGCGCGTCGGCGAGATGACTTACGCGGCGATCGAGCAGTTCAACGAGGGACGCCTCGCCCAGGCGGTCGCGATCCTCGACGAGGTGTCGCGGCTGATCGCCGACCACAAGACCGACCCGTCGATGGTCGGCACCGTGCTCGGCCAGGCGCAGGCGACGTTGTCGGAAACGACGCTCAAGCGATTCTCGGAGAGTGCCGACAAGCATCCGTTGCTGCGTCGTGTGCTGGCGTTCTTCCCGGGCTGGCGTCCCGACGGCATCCTCGACGCGCTCGACGGGGAGGAGAAGCGGGACCGCCGGAAGCTCCTCCTCAGCCTGTACGCCGTCCACGGCGACGACGGGCGCGCTCCGCTGCTCTCGCGCCTGGACGCGTACGGCCGCGGCGAGGTGCGCGACGCGAACGGCTGGTACAAGCGCAACCTGATCTTCCTGCTGCGCCGCCTCCCGGACGCCGGGCCGGACGCCCTGCACGAGACGTTGCCGCACCTCGAGGCGGCGCTCGGACTCGGCGAGCCGCCGATGGTCGTCAAGGAGGCGATCGGCGCGCTCGGCCAGGTGAAGAACCCGGAGGCCGAGGCGATCCTCATCGCGCGCCTCAAGTCGCTCGAGAAGGAGCTGGCCGACGGGAGGGCCCACCTCGACGAGAACACCGTCGAGGCCCTCGACCGGTTGTGCGCGGGGATCGCCCGTCAGGGAACGGTCAACGCGATCCGCACCGTCGTCGGGCACGCCTTCTCCGGCGCGGCGAACCTCGGGGACACGTACGCCCGCCTCGACTATCTCTCGCGGCAGGACCTTTCGATCGACCCGCAGCAGCTCGCCGTGCTCCTCGAGGCCGTGCGCGCGGGCCTTCCCGCGAAGCTCCTCGGATTCGTCCGCAAGCGGCCGCCTGAGGAGACGCTGCACCTGATCCGGGCGATCTCCGGGACGCCGACCCCGGAGGTACGCGGCATCCTGCGCGAGGTCACCGAGCGGTTCGACGGCAAGGGGATCGGCGAGGAGGCGGCGAAGGCCCTGGCGAAGCTCGACGCGAAGCCCGCGACCGCCCCGGCGGCTTCCTCCGGCGGTTCCGCCCCGTCGTCTCCCGCGACGGGCGAGGCGCTCTCCGGCGACCTCGAGCTCTTCGCCCTGCCGACGCTCCTCCAGTCGCTGGCCGATTCGCAGTCCAGCGGCGAGATCGTCTTGTTCGACCGGTCGTCGACCAAGCGGGCCTCGATCTCCCTCGCGAAGGGGCGCATCGTCGCCGCCGAGGTCGGCAAGCTGCGCGGCGAGGTGGCCGTCTACCAGGTCCTCGAGCGCCCCTTCCCCGGGACCTTCGTCGTCCGAACCGGCGGCCGCCCGGCGGTCGACGGCGGGGACGGCCTCGACGTGATCGGCGTGATGCTCGAGGGGCTGCGCCGGCACGACGAGTACCAGCAGGCCCGCACGATCGTGCCGGACGGGATGACCTTCGAGGCGGTCGGGATCAAGCCGACTCCCCCCGAGGAGGAAACCGACGTCGAGCTGCTCAAGCGGGTGTGGCAGCAGGCGGCCACCGGAATCGCCGCCGACGTCGTGGAGAACGCTCTCGACGTCGACGGCTACCGCATCCGGCGCATGTACTCCCACTGGCTCGAGGCGGGCGCCCTCAAGAGCAAGGCGAAGGGGTAG